The following are encoded in a window of Sutcliffiella horikoshii genomic DNA:
- a CDS encoding glycosyltransferase encodes MMTRWKKDWITWKNILDILHTLQDWRNFFMEESNEQILLKKMQTRNLKLELEIKKLDQEVQDLKVLNQERYNEYYRLNQQYMKIKEGKILGIIKFIYRQRKVASSFKLYITGKRHWKQLFNQTWKINRVEKRVKKLRYKLYELGFTHAVLKELQHYVKFSEDRYLVRSAAWELALWYANKQTVDDAKYTVHYLSVVKNGEKSKDKLRRIAILEAESIHLLGESTKGKQIIHNAMTRETHPDLYLAAANLETVISEKIKWINKAFNYHNLSDINLTKDNYLVPYDGLSSSVNNVEIETNKQLPKVSIIMPVYNGAEYLQTSLKSILGQTWKNLELIVVDDSSKDTSRLIIEEYMALDNRVKLITLDSNSGAYVARNRALTVATGEFVTVNDVDDWSHPQKIETQVRHMMENDDVIANTSQQARATDQLSFFRRGKPGGFIFSNLSSLMFRREKVIKLLGSWDSVRFGADGEFKKRLILVFGAEAVVDLATGPLSFQRQSNSSLTGNKEFGYHGYFMGARKAYHEAYSAFHEHNRDYLYYSAELKQRPFAVPDTMLPKRENAYKRKHFDVIIASEFRLQGGTNMSNIEEIKAQNAAGLTTGLIQLSRFDFESQREMNYHVRNLIDGEQVQLIVYGESVSCDLLIVRHPPVLQEWQRYLPNIDAKSVKVIINQPPKRDYSKQGVTLYEIKKCVKNLYDYTGSKGKWYPIGPQVRDTLNRYHSNDLKHIKLSTDDWVNIIDVNEWKRDLRTPQVQDSVIKIGRHSRSQYVKWPNTKSELLELYPPTPEYEVHILGGAESPRKLLGKLPDNWKVYEFGEMEPKEFLKDLDVFVYYTHPDWVEAFGRVIFEAMAVGVPVIIHPKYQTLFSNAAIYAEVHEVKERINELMNDSQLYEKQVKIAHEFVERNFGHSQHISRLSNHVLKLL; translated from the coding sequence GTATATGAAAATTAAGGAAGGCAAGATTCTTGGAATAATTAAATTCATATATAGACAAAGAAAAGTTGCCTCTTCTTTTAAACTATACATTACTGGTAAACGTCACTGGAAACAACTTTTTAATCAGACTTGGAAGATTAACAGAGTAGAAAAAAGAGTGAAGAAATTAAGGTATAAACTATATGAGTTAGGCTTTACTCATGCCGTATTAAAAGAATTGCAACATTATGTGAAATTTTCAGAGGATAGATATTTGGTTCGTTCAGCAGCTTGGGAACTTGCTCTTTGGTATGCCAATAAGCAAACTGTAGACGATGCTAAGTACACTGTACATTATCTTTCGGTTGTTAAAAATGGAGAAAAATCTAAAGATAAGCTCCGAAGAATTGCTATATTAGAAGCTGAATCTATACATTTGTTGGGGGAAAGTACTAAGGGCAAACAGATCATTCATAATGCAATGACAAGAGAAACCCACCCAGACCTGTATTTGGCTGCTGCAAATTTGGAAACAGTTATTTCGGAGAAAATCAAGTGGATTAATAAAGCATTTAATTATCATAATCTAAGTGACATTAATCTGACTAAAGATAACTATTTAGTCCCTTATGATGGATTGTCTTCAAGTGTAAATAATGTAGAAATCGAAACTAATAAACAGTTACCAAAGGTCTCCATTATAATGCCCGTATACAACGGAGCAGAGTATTTACAAACTTCGCTTAAATCAATATTAGGTCAAACTTGGAAGAACCTAGAGTTAATTGTTGTAGATGATTCTAGCAAGGACACTTCTAGATTAATTATAGAAGAGTACATGGCTCTCGATAATAGAGTGAAATTAATTACACTCGATTCAAATAGTGGAGCTTATGTTGCTAGAAACCGTGCACTAACGGTAGCAACTGGAGAGTTTGTTACGGTTAATGATGTAGATGATTGGTCTCATCCGCAAAAAATTGAAACTCAAGTTAGACACATGATGGAAAACGATGACGTAATTGCAAACACTTCACAACAAGCAAGAGCCACAGATCAACTAAGTTTCTTTAGAAGAGGAAAACCAGGAGGCTTTATTTTCTCCAACCTTTCATCACTTATGTTTAGACGGGAAAAAGTAATAAAGTTGTTGGGTTCTTGGGATTCTGTTCGTTTTGGAGCAGATGGAGAATTTAAAAAGAGGTTAATATTGGTCTTTGGAGCAGAGGCAGTAGTAGATTTAGCAACAGGTCCTCTTTCTTTTCAGCGTCAATCCAACTCTTCTTTAACAGGCAATAAAGAATTCGGCTATCATGGGTATTTTATGGGAGCCAGAAAAGCATACCATGAAGCATACAGCGCTTTTCATGAACATAATAGAGACTACTTATATTATTCAGCTGAGTTGAAACAACGCCCGTTTGCTGTACCAGATACTATGCTTCCTAAACGGGAAAATGCATATAAAAGAAAGCATTTTGATGTCATTATCGCTTCTGAATTTCGGTTGCAAGGTGGCACCAACATGTCAAATATAGAAGAAATTAAAGCCCAAAATGCTGCAGGTCTTACAACAGGTTTAATTCAGCTGTCGAGGTTTGATTTTGAATCTCAAAGAGAGATGAATTACCATGTCAGGAATCTGATAGATGGAGAACAAGTTCAGTTAATTGTTTATGGTGAAAGTGTATCTTGCGATTTACTTATTGTTAGGCATCCCCCTGTTTTACAAGAATGGCAGAGGTATTTGCCAAATATTGATGCCAAGTCAGTGAAAGTAATAATAAATCAACCTCCTAAACGAGATTATAGCAAACAAGGTGTAACATTATACGAGATAAAAAAATGTGTAAAGAACCTATATGATTACACTGGTAGTAAAGGAAAATGGTATCCAATAGGGCCGCAAGTAAGAGATACCTTAAATCGCTATCATTCCAATGATTTAAAACATATAAAACTCTCTACTGATGACTGGGTTAACATAATTGATGTTAATGAATGGAAAAGGGATTTGCGAACACCTCAAGTTCAAGATTCTGTGATAAAAATAGGTCGTCATTCTCGGTCCCAATACGTAAAATGGCCAAATACGAAAAGTGAGCTACTTGAGCTATATCCTCCAACCCCCGAATACGAGGTCCATATTCTAGGGGGGGCAGAGAGTCCAAGAAAGCTTCTAGGAAAGCTGCCTGATAACTGGAAAGTGTACGAGTTCGGTGAAATGGAGCCAAAAGAGTTTCTTAAAGACTTGGATGTTTTTGTATATTATACACATCCGGATTGGGTAGAAGCTTTTGGAAGGGTAATTTTTGAAGCTATGGCAGTTGGCGTACCAGTAATTATACACCCTAAATATCAAACTCTTTTTAGTAATGCAGCCATATATGCAGAAGTACATGAAGTTAAAGAAAGAATTAACGAGTTAATGAATGATAGTCAACTATATGAAAAACAGGTTAAGATTGCCCATGAGTTTGTAGAGAGAAACTTTGGACACAGTCAACATATCTCCAGGCTATCAAATCATGTACTAAAATTACTATAA